A single genomic interval of Bos javanicus breed banteng chromosome 8, ARS-OSU_banteng_1.0, whole genome shotgun sequence harbors:
- the DEFB136 gene encoding defensin beta 136: protein MRLRLSGLLFLLVISLPSGNSVFSNNGATVRTCTQLGGDCYFGCKLGWKWVAYCHNVLSCCIELKINKPPQVNLP, encoded by the exons ATGAGACTCCGTCTCTCTGGGTTACTCTTCCTCCTGGTGATCTCATTGCCTTCAG ggaACAGTGTGTTTAGTAATAATGGAGCGACAGTCCGTACTTGCACTCAACTTGGCGGCGACTGTTACTTCGGCTGTAAACTGGGATGGAAATGGGTCGCCTACTGTCACAATGTACTGTCTTGCTGCATAGAACTGAAGATTAATAAACCCCCTCAAGTCAACTTACCATGA